The Streptomyces sp. 11x1 genomic sequence CAGGTCGCCCTCCACGCCGTCGAGCCGGGGTTCCTCGTGGACGACCTTGTAGAGGAGGGCGGCCGAGGAGTCACCGGGGAACGGGGACTGGCCGGTCGCGGCGTACGCGAGGACCGCGCCGAGGGAGAAGACGTCCGCCGCGCCGGTGATGCCCTTGCCGAGGATCTGCTCGGGGGACATGTAGCCGGGGGAGCCGATCGAGACGCCCGTCGAGGTCAGGGACGCCGTGCCGTCCGTGGCGCGGGCGATGCCGAAGTCGATGAGGAGGGGGCCGTCGACCGTGAGCAGGACGTTCGACGGCTTCACGTCCCGGTGGACCAGGTCCAGCGCGTGCACCGCCGACAGCGCTTCCGCCAGGCCCGCGCCCAGGACCCGTACGGAGTGGGGAGGCAGGGCACCGCCGTCCGTCACCGCCGTCGCCAGTGAGGGACCGGCCGCGTAGCCCGTCGCCACCCAGGGGACCGACGCCTCCGGGTCCGCGTCCAGGACGGGGGCGGTCCAGGCTCCGCCCACCCGGCGGGCGGCGTCGACCTCCCGCCGGAAGCGGGCACGGAACTCCTCGTCGAGGGCGAAGTGCGGGTGCACGACCTTGACGGCGACGGTACGGCCGCCCGCGCTCCGCCCCAGATAGACGCGGCCCATCCCGCCCGCCCCGAGCCGGCCGAGCAGCCGGTAGGGCCCCACGACCGTGGGTTCGCCGACATCGAGCGGTCGCATGGACGACACCTCCCCCGTCCCTCCCCCGTACTCCCCGCGCTTCCAGCGTAGTGCCGTACGCCCGAAAGGAAATGTGAGCGTCGGCGACGGATCCGCAACCGATCCCACAGAACAGCGAATTCGTCAACCGGAATTCCGGGAAGTTCACCGGGACTTCGCCGGAAAGGGGCTCAGGAAAGCAGGTCGACCTTCACGTCCGCCGGAAATCCGGTGGTGGGGCCGACCCGCCGCGCGAACTCGGCGACCGCGGACAGCTGCGGACCGCCGAAGCGGAAGTCCAGGGTCGTGAAGTACCGCTCCAGGACCCGCTCGTCGAATGCCTCCCAGCGGGCCGCCTGTTCGGCGACCTTGGCCACCTCGGTCAGGGACAGGTCCCGGGAGGCGAGGAACGCCTCGTGTACCTTGCGGGTGACCTCGGGCTCCCGCTCCAGGTAGTCACGCCGCGCCGCCCACACCGCGAAGACGAACGGCAGCCCCGTCCACGCCTTCCACATGGCACCCAGGTCGTGCACCTCCAGGCCGAAGCTCGGCCCGTCGAGCAGGTTCGCGCGCAGCGCCGCGTCACCGATGAGCACGGCCGCCTCCGCCTCCTGCATCATCAGCGAGAGATCGGGCGGGCAGGTGTAGTACGACGGTTGTACGCCGACGCTCTCGGCCAGCAGCAGCTGCGCGAGGCGTACGGAGGTGCGCGAGGTCGAACCCAGGGCGACGCGTGCGCCGTCCAGGCGTTCGAGTGGCACCTGGGAGACGATCACGCACGACATCACCGGGCCGTCGCAGCCGACGGCGATGTCAGGGAAGGCGACCAGGTCGTCCGCGTTGCGCAGGAACTCGACCAGGGTGATGGGCCCGATGTCGAGGTCCCCGCGCACCAGCTGCTCGCTGAGCTTCTCGGGGGTGTCCTTGGTGAGCTCGAAGTCGAGGAGTGTGCCCGTTCTCGCGAGCCCCCAGTAGAGGGGCAGGCAGTTCAGGAACTGGATGTGGCCGACGCGCGGCCGGTTGCGAGAATTGTCCACATCGCGAGGCTAGCCCTCATGGGGTACGGTGCGGGCTCCGGGGGCCGGGAGGTGCCCCCGAAACCGGACGTACACCCCGTGTCAACACTGTCGACGGCGTGTCGTCGGTGGGACAGAAGAGGAAGTAGAGGCGGTCCGTCAAGCCGGAACCCGAGCGGTTCAAACATCCGGGTGACGTGATCTTGCCCTCTATTGCATTCCCCTGCCTGCGTGCTAGGCTCGCCGCAAGTTGCAGTTTGGTTTCCCTTGCAGTACAGAGCCTGCGGAGCATGTGACCGCGGGCTCTCGTCTTTTCAGACGTATGCAGTTGTGCGGCATCTTGTTTTCACACTTGCAGGGTTCTGGAGCAGGGCAACCCTTTGGGCCCAAGGAGGGCTTATGGCTACCGGAACCGTGAAGTGGTTCAACGCCGAAAAGGGCTTTGGCTTCATCGCCCAGGAGGGTGGCGGCCCGGACGTCTTCGTCCACTACTCCGCCATCAACGCGAGCGGTTTCCGTTCGCTGGAGGAGAACCAGCAGGTCTCCTTCGACGTGACGCAGGGCCCGAAGGGTCCGCAGGCGGAGAACGTCACCCCCGTCTGATCCGTTCGATCCGAGGGATGCCCCTCTGACGACGTCTGAGAGCACCACCCAAGGAGCCCCTCGCCTTTCGGCGCAGGGGCTCCTGCCTTTTCGCCGCCCTTTCCCCGCCCCCCGCCCGCTCCTACATGTGCTGCATCACCAGGACGAACGTCGTCCCCGGAGCCAGCGCCTCGTACGAGTGCGGCACGTCGCCGCGGAACGCCATGTAGTCACCGGGGCCGAGTTCGACCTCCTCGCCCCTCGGGCCCGCCTTCACCCGGCCCGTGCTCACGGTGAGGTGCTCGACCGTTCCCAGGATGTGCGGCTCCGACTCCCGCACCGACCCCGGTTCGAGCCGGGTCCGGTAGATGTCGCGGCGCGCGCCCGGCGGACTGGCGGACAGCAGGACCGCCGTGTAGCTGGAGTGCTCCGAGTGGACGGTGGGCCCCTCCCCCGCCCGGACCACCTGCACCGCCGGCATCGGCGGCTCGATCAGCACGCTGAACGGCACCCCGAGCGCCACGCCCAGCGCCCACAGCGTCTCCATGCTCGGATTGCCGCTCGCCGCCTCCAGCTGGGACAGCGTCGACTTCGCGATCCCGGCGCGCTTGGCCAGCTCGGAGAGGGAGAGACCGGCGCGGGTGCGCTCCCGGCGGAGGGCGGCGGCGATCCAGTCGAGCGGGAGCCGGGACGGGGGCTTCGCTTCCGAGGGTGCTGCGTCGGACATGTCGTTCGCTCCAGAAGTACGATCGTTCGCCTTGACGAACATGAGGGCTCATGTTCATTGTAGAGAACATGCGTTCGCTGCTCCGAACACCTCAGGTCCGTGATCCCGCCCTGTTCCGGGACGTCTCCCTCGTCTGCGCCGCCGGGGGTGTCGTCGGTGTCTCCTTCGGGGCGATCTCGGTGGCGGGCGGGCTGCCCGTGTGGGTGCCGGTGGTGATGTCTCTGATCGTGTACGCGGGGGCGGCGCAGTTCAGCGCGGTCGGGATCCTGTTGGCCGGGGGTGGCCCGTTCGCGGCGGCGGCCACCGGCCTGCTGCTCAACACCCGCAACGCCGCGTTCAGCCTGGCGGTCGCCGACCTCCTGGGGCCGGGGAGGACCGCCCGGTTCGTGGGCGCGCATCTCGTCACCGACGAGACGGTGGCCTTCGCCCTGGCGCAGAGCGATCCGGTACGGCGGCGGGTCGCGTTCTGGGTCTCGGGGCTCGGCCTCTTCACCGTCTGGAACGTGTGCGTCCTGGCCGGGGCCCTGGCCGGCACCGCGCTGGGCGACACCGCCACGTACGGCCTCGATGCCGCCTTCCCGGCGGTGCTCGCCGCGCTGGTCCTGCCGGCCCTGCGGGAGCGGCCGCCCGTACGGCGGGCCGCGCTGCTCGGGGCGCTCGTCGCGCTGGCGGCGACCACGGTCACGCCGACAGGTGTTCCCGTGCTGCTGGCGCTGGCCGGGCTGCTGGTCTGGCGGGCGTCGCCGGAAGGGAAAGGCGCGGCGGACGGGAGGACGTCGTGAGCGGCAGGGTCGTCGGCGCGATGCTCGCGCTCGCCGTGGGGACGTACGCCTTGCGGCTCACCGGGCCCGCGCTGCACGGGCGGGTGGAGATCCCCGTACGGGTGCGGGAGTTGCTGGCCGGGGCCGCCGTGGTGCTGCTGGTGGCACTGCTGGCCACGGGCGCCCTGACGGAGGGCGGCGCTTTCGCGGGGTGGGCACGGCCCGCCGGGGTGCTGGCGGGCGGGGTGCTGGCGTGGCGGAAAGCCCCGTTCGCGGTGGTGGTCCTGGGCGCGGCGGCGACCACGGCGGGGCTGCGGGCACTGGGGATCGGGTAGCCATCACGGCCGGGGCCCGGCGACAGCGCGCCCGAAAAGGGCGCGGGGAACTGCGCGACCAGCCACGACGAACCGACGGCCGGAAACCAACCCTTAAGCCCCCCCTCCCCTCCCGGCCCTCCCCCGGCCCGCCCTCAGGCGGCCCCCTCCGCGGCCAGCGACTCCATGACCCGCCGCAGTCGGACGCCCCGCCCCAGGTCCGGTTCGAGTCCCTTCCCCCTCAGCAGCGCGGTCAAGGACGCCTGGACGACCTCCGCGCCCTCGGGAGCGACCCGCTTGGAGACCTCCAACCACTCCAGAGGCTGGTCCGCTCCCACCGTGCAGTGCTCCACGGTCACTTCATGGTGGTCCAGACGCACTCCGCGCCAGCGGACCGTGTGGACGGGACCGAGGACGTCGAGCGAGCCGAGACCGACGTCGATGTCGGCACAGTCGGCGAGGAAGGCACGCTGACGGTCGGAGAAGACGAGGTCCAGGGGCTTGGCGCCGAGCGCGGCGGCCTCCACGGCCGTACCTCCGCAGTCGGAGACGAGAGCGGCGGAAAGCACCCGGCGGTCGCCCGACCAGACGGCCGCCAGGTGGAAGGAATCCGGTCCCTGCTCACGGAAGCGCAGCCAACGTTCCGAGAGCCGGGACCGGCGACAGGGCCGCAGTTCCGCGGTCGCGGCCCCTCCCCGCCCGCTCCCCGCCCGTAGGCGCAGGATCAGCCCCGCATCCAGAAGCGGCAGGTGTCCTGGCGCCGTGGAGCGGGCGAGGGCCTCACAGAAGTAGACGCGGCGCCGGGCTCCCCCGGTGTCCGGCGCCAGCGCCCCAGTCGCGGCGGCCGCGCCCGCACCCGAGAACGTCACCTTGATCTCGACCGAGTCGAGCCGGTCGGATCCCGAGGCGAGATCCCCGCGTCCCACGGATGCCGGCATGGGCCGTCCCCCTAGTTCCGCGACCTGGTTCATTTCCCCTGTTTCCCTTGGTTCTTCTGTTTCTTGTGATTCTTTGGTTCCTGCTGTTTCCTTCGGTTCCTGCTTTCCTACGTTCTCCATTGAAGAGCCGGGGCGACCCCCGTCGCTTCGGGGAAGTCCCTACATCTCCCCTGACAACTCCCCCTGGGGGATGATGGACGGGCGGGGCCGGGCACGGCGGGCACCAGGGGGTGGCGCATTGTTACGGGGACTCGTCGGTCGGGAGCGGGAACGCCGACTGATGGACGACCTGCTCGTGGCGGGTGGGGCGGGTGGGGCGGCACTGCTGTTGTGGGGCGAACCCGGTATCGGGAAGACCGCCCTGCTCGACTACGCGGCGGAGCGGGCGGCGGCCGGCGGCTCCGGCGCGGCCCCGGCCACGGTCCTGCGCGCCCGGGGCATCGAGACCGAGACCGTGCTCCCCTTCGCCACCCTCGGCGACCTACTGATGCCCCATTCGTCCCTTTTCAGGGAACTCCCCGGCGCCCAGCGCGCCGCCCTGGAGTCCTGTCTGGCCCTGAGCGGCGACCCGGCGGACCCGCCGGGCAACCCCTACGCCGCCTGCATGGGCGCCCTCAACGTGCTCGCGGCGCTCGGCGACGAGCGCCCGGTCGTGGTCCTCGTCGACGACCTGCACTGGGTGGACCCCTCCTCCCAGCGCGTCCTGTTGTTCGTCGCCCGCCGCCTCTCCAGCGAACGTGTCGCCCTGGCCCTGGGCTCCCGCGAGGACCACGGCGAGTCGGGGCCGCGCCGCAGCATCCCCGCCGTGCAGGTGGGCGGGCTGGCCCCGGAGGAGTGCGCCGCCCTGCTGGAGGGCCGCGTGACCCCCGACGTGCTCGCCGACCTCGTACGCGTCAGCGGAGGCAATCCGCTCGCCCTGCGGGAGATCGCGGGCGCGCTGACGGACGAACAGGCGCGCGGGGAGCGGCCGTTGCTCGATCCGCCGTCCCTCGGCAGTCATCTGGAGCGTGCCTGGGCGGCCCGGATCGACGGACTGCCGGACACCGCCCGCCGGGCCCTGGTCGTGCTGGCCGCCAGTCGCTCCACGGCGGCGGGTCCGTTGCGCAAGGCCCTGGAGGTGGCCGGGCTCTCCCTCGACGCGCTCTCCCCCGCCGAGGAGGACGGCCTGATCACGGCCACGGCGGACGGGCTGGACTTCCACCACCCGGTGCTGCGCGCGCTGGTGCTGGGCCGCGCCCCTCTCGCGCACCGGTACGCCGCGTTCCAGGCGCTGGCCGAGGTGAGCACCGGCTCGCTGCACGCCTGGTACCGGGCGTCCGCGACCCCCGGCCCCGACGAGGAGGCCGCGGCGGCGCTCGCCGACGCCGCGCGGGAGGCCCGTCGGCGCAGCGCCTTCGGCGAGTCGGCGCTGGCCTGGCGGCGCGCCGCCGAGCTCACCCCGGACCCCGCGCCGCGCGCGGACCGCCTCCACCACGCCGCCTCCGACGCCCTGCTCAGCGGTTCCCCGGCGGGCCCGCAGTGGTGCGAGGAGGCCCTGCGCATCACCCCCGACCCGGCCGTACGCGCCGCCATCCAGGGCCTGTTGGGCCGTATGTACACCTGGAAGGGCGAGACGGCCCAGGCGTACGCCCTGCTCATGAACGCCGCCGACGCCGTGCGCGGCTCGGACCGTACCCGGGCCTGTCTGCTGCTGGCGGAGGCGACGGCCGCCGCGCGCCTGGACGGCCATGTCCCGGCGGCGGTCCGTGTCGCGGAGGAGTCCCTCGCCCTCGCCTCCGAGTCCGGGCCCGAACGCTGGTACAGCCTGTCGATGCTGGGCGGGGCCCTGATCATGTCCGGCCGTACGGCGCGGGGGCGCGAGATGCTGGAGGCCGCCGACCGGCACGGCGGCGGTGACCCCGTCCGCGACCAGCAGGTGTACGCGATCGCGGGGCAGGCCTGGAGCCGGGCGGAGGAGTTCGTCCGGGGGCGCCGGCTCCTCAACACGGCCGTGGAGTCCGCCAGGCGGCACAGCGCGGTGGGCGTGCTGGGCTTCACCCTCGCCGTACGCGGGGAGCTGGAGACCCGGATCGGCCAATGGGCGTCCGCGCGGGGCGACTTGACGGAGTCCCTGCGCTGGGCGGAGGAACTGGGCCAGCTGACGTGCGTGAGCTACACGCTGTACTGCCTCGCCCGGCTCGAAGCCCTGCGCGGTGAGCGGGTCGAGTGCGAGGAACATGTGGCGCGGGCCCGGCGGGAGTGCGGGACGTACGGCATCGGCTGCCAGGAGTTCCACATGACGGCGGTGCTCGGGCTGTCGGCCCTGGCCCACGGTGACCACGACGCGGCCGTCGACCAGCTGGAGCAAACGTTGTCACTGGCGGTCGAGCAGGGCATCGGGAACCCCGAGGTGGTGCCCTTCGCGGCGGACCTGGCCGAGGCGCACGTACGGGCGGGGAACGCGACGCGTGCCGCCGAGGTCGTGTCCTGGCTGGAGGAGCGGGCCCGGGAGACGGGCCTGGCGTCGGCGGAGGCGGCGGCCGCCCGGGTCCGGGGGCTGCTCGCGGGGACGCCGGAGGAGGCCGAGGCGTTCTTCGGGGTCGCGCTGAAGGCCCACCAGCGGACGACGGGGCCGTTCGACTGGGCGCGGACCCTGCTGTGCGAGGCGGAGGTCCTGCGACGTTACCGCCGCCCGGGGGCCGCGCGCGCCCCGCTGGCCTCCGCCCTGGCCTGCTTCGAACGGCTGGGCGCGGTGCCGTGGGCCCGGCGGGCCGCCGGTGAACTCGCGGCGGCGGGCGGCGTCCTCGGCACCGCCCGGTCCGCCGGCAGCGGCACCGGCGGCATGGGCGGCGCCCTGAACCAGCTGACCCCTCAGGAGTTCCAGGTGTCGCGGGCGATCGCCCGTGGCCTCAACAACACGGAGGCGGCGGCCTCGTTGTTCGTCTCCCGGAAGACGGTGGAGGCCCATCTCACCCGGATCTACCGCAAGTTGCACGTCCGCTCCCGGACAGACCTGACGCGCCTGCTGACGGCGGCGGACCTGGTGGATTGACGTAGGCGGCACCGCCCCCGGTGGGCGACGGCACCGCGGAGGCGCGGTTCCCCGACGGCGGGGCCTACGTCGCGACCTCGCCGACCCTCCTGGCACGTATTTGCACAGTAACGCCTTGTAGTCGCTGCCGAGCGACAGTGTCGTCTCCCGCCACCTGATGGTGTCCCCGGGTTCGGCACGGAGATTCAGTTCGGCCCCCGACGTGCCGACGATGTGGCCGCGTCGAACGCGATCAGGACGTTGAGATCAGCCATTTCCTGTTCCTGCCGCACGAGCAAAGTCTGGAAAACACCGATCACCTCTCTTGACGGAATTCGACTTGCTCGCCTCTTCTCACCGGGGCCGGAGTTCCGCCAGGGGCGGAAGGGAGAGATGACGAACCCGAGGCGGAGAATTCACGGACTGAATGTGGCCGTCCTGAGCACGAGACGACGAAGGCTCCGCCCCCGCTTTTCCGGCGCCGCCCTTCGATGGCCCTTTCGACACGGATCACCCCGACGGCATCGCGCCAAGAACCCGAAGTTCCGCCAAAGATCGCAGAAACGTGCCGCCGAGGGGCGACTGCGGATTCAGCGGCGTTC encodes the following:
- a CDS encoding cold-shock protein; translation: MATGTVKWFNAEKGFGFIAQEGGGPDVFVHYSAINASGFRSLEENQQVSFDVTQGPKGPQAENVTPV
- a CDS encoding menaquinone biosynthetic enzyme MqnA/MqnD family protein; this translates as MDNSRNRPRVGHIQFLNCLPLYWGLARTGTLLDFELTKDTPEKLSEQLVRGDLDIGPITLVEFLRNADDLVAFPDIAVGCDGPVMSCVIVSQVPLERLDGARVALGSTSRTSVRLAQLLLAESVGVQPSYYTCPPDLSLMMQEAEAAVLIGDAALRANLLDGPSFGLEVHDLGAMWKAWTGLPFVFAVWAARRDYLEREPEVTRKVHEAFLASRDLSLTEVAKVAEQAARWEAFDERVLERYFTTLDFRFGGPQLSAVAEFARRVGPTTGFPADVKVDLLS
- a CDS encoding AzlC family ABC transporter permease; translated protein: MRSLLRTPQVRDPALFRDVSLVCAAGGVVGVSFGAISVAGGLPVWVPVVMSLIVYAGAAQFSAVGILLAGGGPFAAAATGLLLNTRNAAFSLAVADLLGPGRTARFVGAHLVTDETVAFALAQSDPVRRRVAFWVSGLGLFTVWNVCVLAGALAGTALGDTATYGLDAAFPAVLAALVLPALRERPPVRRAALLGALVALAATTVTPTGVPVLLALAGLLVWRASPEGKGAADGRTS
- a CDS encoding AAA family ATPase is translated as MDGRGRARRAPGGGALLRGLVGRERERRLMDDLLVAGGAGGAALLLWGEPGIGKTALLDYAAERAAAGGSGAAPATVLRARGIETETVLPFATLGDLLMPHSSLFRELPGAQRAALESCLALSGDPADPPGNPYAACMGALNVLAALGDERPVVVLVDDLHWVDPSSQRVLLFVARRLSSERVALALGSREDHGESGPRRSIPAVQVGGLAPEECAALLEGRVTPDVLADLVRVSGGNPLALREIAGALTDEQARGERPLLDPPSLGSHLERAWAARIDGLPDTARRALVVLAASRSTAAGPLRKALEVAGLSLDALSPAEEDGLITATADGLDFHHPVLRALVLGRAPLAHRYAAFQALAEVSTGSLHAWYRASATPGPDEEAAAALADAAREARRRSAFGESALAWRRAAELTPDPAPRADRLHHAASDALLSGSPAGPQWCEEALRITPDPAVRAAIQGLLGRMYTWKGETAQAYALLMNAADAVRGSDRTRACLLLAEATAAARLDGHVPAAVRVAEESLALASESGPERWYSLSMLGGALIMSGRTARGREMLEAADRHGGGDPVRDQQVYAIAGQAWSRAEEFVRGRRLLNTAVESARRHSAVGVLGFTLAVRGELETRIGQWASARGDLTESLRWAEELGQLTCVSYTLYCLARLEALRGERVECEEHVARARRECGTYGIGCQEFHMTAVLGLSALAHGDHDAAVDQLEQTLSLAVEQGIGNPEVVPFAADLAEAHVRAGNATRAAEVVSWLEERARETGLASAEAAAARVRGLLAGTPEEAEAFFGVALKAHQRTTGPFDWARTLLCEAEVLRRYRRPGAARAPLASALACFERLGAVPWARRAAGELAAAGGVLGTARSAGSGTGGMGGALNQLTPQEFQVSRAIARGLNNTEAAASLFVSRKTVEAHLTRIYRKLHVRSRTDLTRLLTAADLVD
- a CDS encoding AzlD domain-containing protein, with the translated sequence MLALAVGTYALRLTGPALHGRVEIPVRVRELLAGAAVVLLVALLATGALTEGGAFAGWARPAGVLAGGVLAWRKAPFAVVVLGAAATTAGLRALGIG
- a CDS encoding XRE family transcriptional regulator yields the protein MSDAAPSEAKPPSRLPLDWIAAALRRERTRAGLSLSELAKRAGIAKSTLSQLEAASGNPSMETLWALGVALGVPFSVLIEPPMPAVQVVRAGEGPTVHSEHSSYTAVLLSASPPGARRDIYRTRLEPGSVRESEPHILGTVEHLTVSTGRVKAGPRGEEVELGPGDYMAFRGDVPHSYEALAPGTTFVLVMQHM